One Candidatus Eisenbacteria bacterium genomic region harbors:
- a CDS encoding lysylphosphatidylglycerol synthase transmembrane domain-containing protein, which translates to MPKPRSSLLRWLPAILVLLLMGFLASRFVEWSRFPELLERARPAWLLAALGLQGLKYFVAAGALQRSMTAAGFPVPVPPLVPVILAKLFTDQVTPASGVGGTLVAGRALRNRGLSRGDATAALVVNTLAYYAASATAALVAVAILWERRGFHPAITVVVSLFAIYAVGMPTLILWAYHHPPRRLPRWLSKVPGVEEALKWFREAPNEPLRHRLLLGEAALFQLAVIALDAMTLMLLVGSLGQAMNYPAAFSAFVLGTMAGTVTLLPAGIGTFEAGTVGTLRYLGTPLEAAIAAVILFRGFTLYLPLLPGSWIARNTMNEEGDRAPAPERVPPR; encoded by the coding sequence ATGCCGAAGCCGCGTTCCTCGCTCCTTCGATGGCTTCCCGCCATCCTCGTGCTCCTCCTCATGGGGTTCCTCGCCTCGCGCTTCGTCGAGTGGAGCCGCTTCCCCGAGCTCCTCGAGCGCGCGCGGCCGGCCTGGCTCCTCGCCGCGCTCGGATTGCAGGGGCTCAAGTACTTCGTCGCGGCGGGGGCGCTGCAACGTTCGATGACGGCGGCGGGCTTTCCGGTTCCGGTCCCGCCCCTGGTCCCGGTCATCCTCGCCAAGCTGTTCACGGATCAGGTCACTCCCGCTTCGGGAGTCGGAGGCACGCTCGTCGCGGGCAGGGCGCTCCGGAACCGGGGGCTCTCGCGTGGAGACGCGACGGCAGCGTTGGTCGTGAACACGCTCGCATACTACGCCGCCTCGGCCACCGCGGCCCTGGTCGCGGTCGCGATCCTCTGGGAGCGGCGCGGATTCCACCCCGCGATCACGGTCGTGGTGAGCCTCTTCGCGATCTACGCGGTCGGGATGCCCACGCTGATCCTCTGGGCTTATCACCACCCGCCCCGGCGGCTCCCCCGATGGCTCTCGAAGGTGCCCGGTGTCGAGGAGGCGCTGAAGTGGTTCCGCGAGGCGCCCAACGAGCCGCTTCGCCACCGGCTACTTCTCGGAGAGGCGGCGCTCTTCCAGCTCGCGGTGATCGCGCTCGACGCGATGACGCTGATGCTCCTGGTCGGTTCTCTGGGCCAGGCGATGAACTATCCGGCCGCCTTCTCGGCATTCGTCCTCGGCACCATGGCCGGTACCGTGACCCTCCTTCCCGCCGGGATCGGCACGTTCGAGGCGGGAACCGTGGGGACGCTGCGCTATCTGGGGACGCCGCTCGAGGCGGCGATCGCGGCCGTGATCCTCTTTCGCGGGTTCACGCTGTATCTGCCCCTCCTTCCCGGAAGCTGGATCGCCAGGAACACGATGAACGAGGAGGGCGACAGGGCTCCGGCCCCGGAGCGCGTCCCGCCCCGATAG